A genomic region of Scomber japonicus isolate fScoJap1 chromosome 5, fScoJap1.pri, whole genome shotgun sequence contains the following coding sequences:
- the LOC128358495 gene encoding coiled-coil domain-containing protein 136-like, which translates to MDGLRLPPLIEEALDSTDDPCDLKADSSPIMDNEITAKERGVLEENNEKEEMDQERAQEEEEEEGEEKKLKEEDGEGEEKRMKEQEPLTEEQELEELRAQVLQLLLELDDARETSNKHQESFHELQGLLEDERLASAHQAEAFTRQIQNIQAQLRSVQEEMDSLEEEKESELAEAQEELRAAQEEVILLQQAAEEAAAERENDIASLQEELCRRRAELQRLSEETQEYELEITTLRAEISMKSQRREAERREGDVDLLKEECRMLKEECQTLKEDNRRLSERLQLLQRQRTCSSVYLSLKEEDVGEGTEGKDMETGPDEVMTESYMTMAKSENCRLVDASIQKNISFDGKPITPTGWNGGVGEIFSLRDQLKQAEEKASQVQRECDGLKMELQELQVLYDSSQRERAELEEELQRCKAELEKLAGGSQRFIHPSEHPVLSIPFIGMIVIVAVVWCWLSELASQRVRGVR; encoded by the exons ATGACCCTTGCGATCTGAAAGCAGACAGCAGCCCCATCATGGACAACGAGATAACAGCAAAGGAGAGAGGCGTCCTGGAAGAGAACAacgagaaggaggagatggacCAGGAGAGAGctcaagaggaagaggaggaggagggggaagagaagAAGCTGAAGGAAGAAGATGGCgagggggaggagaagaggatgaaGGAACAGGAGCCGCTGACAGAGgagcaggagctggaggagctgagGGCCCaggtgctgcagctgctgctggagctggatGATGCCAGAGAGACCTCCAACAAACACCAGGAGAGTTTCCATGAGCTGCAAG GTCTGTTGGAGGATGAGCGTCTGGCCAGTGCTCATCAGGCCGAAGCCTTCACACGCCAGATCCAGAATATACAAG CCCAGCTGCGCTCTGTGCAGGAGGAGATGGAcagcctggaggaggagaaggagagtgaGCTGGCCGAGGCCCAAGAGGAGCTGCGTGCTGCTCAGGAGGAGGTGATCCTGCTCCAACAGGCGGCtgaggaggcagcagcagagagagagaatgacatTGCCTCCCTGCAGGAGGAGCTGTGTCGACGGCGGGCTGAGCTGCAGCGCCTCAGCGAGGAGACGCAGGAGTACGAGCTGGAGATCACCACACTGAGGGCCGAGATCAGCATGAAGAGCCAGCGCAGGgaggctgagaggagagagg GTGACGTCGACCTGCTGAAGGAGGAGTGCCGTATGCTGAAGGAGGAGTGTCAGACCCTGAAGGAGGACAACAGACGTCTCTCTGAGAGGCTGCAGCTGCTTCAGAGACAGAGGACATG CTCCAGCGTCTACCTGTCACTGAAAGAAGAAGATGTGGGGGAGGGCACAGAGGGGAAGGATATGGAGACTGGCCCAGATGAGGTTATGACAGAGAGCTACATGACCATGGCCAAGTCTGAGAACTGTCGCCTAGTGGATGCCTCCATCCAGAAGAATATTTCATTTGATGGGAAACCTATAACACCAACCGGCTGGAATGGAGGCGTTGGGGAGATCTTTTCCCTGAGGGATCAGCTCAAACAGGCGGAGGAGAAGGCCTCACAGGTTCAAAGAGAg TGTGATGGTCTAAAGATGGAGCTGCAGGAGCTGCAGGTACTGTATGACAGCagtcagagggagagagcagagctagaggaggagctgcagcgcTGCAAGGCAGAGCTGGAGAAGCTGGCTGGGGGGTCTCAG AGATTCATCCATCCGTCTGAGCACCCTGTTCTCTCCATCCCCTTCATAGGAATGATTGTAATAGTGGCTGTGGTCTGGTGCTGGTTGTCGGAGCTGGCGTCCCAGAGAGTAAG AGGAGTGAGATAG